The segment GCACAGACTGAAACCGCTCTCGGCGGACCGATCGCGGATGTCGCGTGGGAGGCGCACAAGCGACTGTTGAACGCGGAGCGTCCAGATTATCGGATGTGACCGGGACGGCGGTGTTCGCTTTCTCGGCCGCATCATCACACTCCGCCCATCCTCCTAACCTCCCGTTAACCACGCTCCCGGCATTTTCTGCCCGGTAAGCTTTGGGGTCATGACGATGAGCGGCGCAGAAGTTCTGGATGTGGGCCGCGATGCCATCTGGCTGACGGTGCAGCTGTGCGCGCCGATCCTGATCGTGGGCCTGATCATCGGCGTTGGAATCGGCCTGTTTCAGGCCCTGACCCAGATCCAGGAACAGACCCTGGTCTATGCGCCCAAGATCATCGCCATCTTCGTGTCCCTGCTGCTGTTCCTGCCGCTGATGGGCGGGCTGCTCGGGGCCTTCATGCGCACGATCGCGGCGCGCATCGCCGGGATGTAGGACCCGCGTGGACCCCTATGCCACCGCCGATCAGGTCTGGGCCGGCGGGCTGATCTTCGCCCGCATCGGCGCGATCCTGCTCAGCCTGCCGGGCATCGGCGAAAGCTATGTGCCGCCACGCATCCGCCTGTCGCTGGCGCTGGTGGTGTCGCTGGCCCTGTGGCCGGTGGTCGGCAACGCGCTCCCCGCCCTGCCCGAGACGATCGGCGGCATGGTCGGCTGGATCATTCGCGAGGTCGTCACCGGCCTGATGATCGGCGCGATCCTGCGGGCTTTCACCGGTGCGCTGGCCACGGCGGGCGAGATCGTCTCCCTGCAAACGACGCTCGCCTTCGCCCAGACCGCCAATCCGCTTCAGGCCGCGCCAGCCGCGACCATTTCGGCCTTCCTGATGATCCTCGGGACCGTGCTGGTGTTCGCCACCAACACCCATCACCTGTTCATCGCCGGGCTGGTCGGGTCCTATGAGCTGATCGCGCCCGCCCGACCGCTGGTCATGGGCGACTTCACGGAACTGGCCATTCGCACCATCGGCGACAGTTTCATGCTGGGGATACAACTGGCCGCGCCCGTCATCGTCTTTGCCCTGGTCTTCAACCTGGCCTCGGGGCTGGTGGCGCGGGTGATGCCTCAATTCCAGGTCTTCTTCGCCGTCGCCCCGCTGAGTGTGATCCTGGGGCTGTCGATCTTCGCCCTGGCGCTGGGGGTGATGGGCACGGTCTTCATCGACCGCTACCGCGCTCTTGCCAGTCTGTTCGTCTCGGGAGGCGTCGTTGGCTGACGACACCGATCCAGAGTCCAAGACAGAAGAGGCGTCACCTCAGAAACTTGAGGATGCGCGAAAAAAGGGCGACGTCGCGAAATCCGCCGACGTCGCCCCGGCCCTCAGCCTGCTGGGCGTGACCGCCGTCCTCATCATGGGTGGCGGCTATTTCGCGACCAATATGGCGCAAGGCTTCCTGCCCTTTATCGCCGCGCCCCATTCCATGCTGGGCGGATTTGAGGCGGGCGGCGGGGTGGAGATCGGTGCCCGTGCCCTTTGGGTGGTCGCGCCCTTCATGGGAGCCGTGATGCTGGCGGCGATCCTGGGTGGGGTTGGCGGCAACGTCGCCCAGTCGGGTATGTCCATCTCGGCCGAGAAGATAATGCCCAAATGGGACAAGGTCAGCCCCATGGCCGGGTTAAAGCGCATGTTCGGCCCCGACGGCCTGATGCAGTTCGCCCAGACGTTGTTGAAGCTGATCGCGGTCGGCGTGATCTGCTGGATGGTTTTGAAGCCCCACGCCCGCCAGTTCGAAATCATGGCGGCCATGTCGCCCCTGACCATCCTGCCCCTGGCGCGAGACATGATGATCGCGTTGATGAGCGCGGCCCTGGTCTTTCAGGTTCTGGCCGCCGGGGGCGACTTCATCTGGCAGAAGATGCGCTTCGCCAAGCGGATGCGGATGACAAAGGAAGAGCTGAAGGAGGAGTTCAGGCAGTCCGAAGGCGACCCGCACATCAAGGCGAAGCTGAAGCAGGTCCGCATGCAGCGCAGCCGTCAGCGGATGATGCAGAACGTGCCCAAGGCCACTGTGATCGTGACGAACCCGACCCACTATTCCGTCGCCCTGCGCTATGAGGCCGGCGATGCCGCCCCCGTCTGTGTGGCCAAGGGCGTGGACGCGGTCGCCATGCGTATTCGCGAGATCGCGCGCGAGCACGATGTGCCGATCGTGGAGAACGTACCCCTGGCTCGCGCCCTCTACGCTGCCGTGGACATCGACGAGACCATTCCGCGCGAGCATTTCGAAGCCGCCGCCAAGGTCATCGGCTTCGTGATGAAGAAGCGCCAGCCGGGGATGCGCCGGGCGGCGGGTTGACGCTTCCGGTTATCGATCAGATCCGCAGGCCTTCGGCGATCAGGGCGGCGGGCGCGCGCTCCTTGAATTTGAAGAACCCCTTCGTCGCCAGCGGCCAGAGCCGGTCGTCCCACGATCGGCGGACCCGGGTCAGGGCGATGCCCTGTCCCATCAGCACAGT is part of the Brevundimonas sp. AJA228-03 genome and harbors:
- the fliQ gene encoding flagellar biosynthesis protein FliQ encodes the protein MSGAEVLDVGRDAIWLTVQLCAPILIVGLIIGVGIGLFQALTQIQEQTLVYAPKIIAIFVSLLLFLPLMGGLLGAFMRTIAARIAGM
- the fliR gene encoding flagellar biosynthetic protein FliR, translating into MDPYATADQVWAGGLIFARIGAILLSLPGIGESYVPPRIRLSLALVVSLALWPVVGNALPALPETIGGMVGWIIREVVTGLMIGAILRAFTGALATAGEIVSLQTTLAFAQTANPLQAAPAATISAFLMILGTVLVFATNTHHLFIAGLVGSYELIAPARPLVMGDFTELAIRTIGDSFMLGIQLAAPVIVFALVFNLASGLVARVMPQFQVFFAVAPLSVILGLSIFALALGVMGTVFIDRYRALASLFVSGGVVG
- the flhB gene encoding flagellar biosynthesis protein FlhB encodes the protein MADDTDPESKTEEASPQKLEDARKKGDVAKSADVAPALSLLGVTAVLIMGGGYFATNMAQGFLPFIAAPHSMLGGFEAGGGVEIGARALWVVAPFMGAVMLAAILGGVGGNVAQSGMSISAEKIMPKWDKVSPMAGLKRMFGPDGLMQFAQTLLKLIAVGVICWMVLKPHARQFEIMAAMSPLTILPLARDMMIALMSAALVFQVLAAGGDFIWQKMRFAKRMRMTKEELKEEFRQSEGDPHIKAKLKQVRMQRSRQRMMQNVPKATVIVTNPTHYSVALRYEAGDAAPVCVAKGVDAVAMRIREIAREHDVPIVENVPLARALYAAVDIDETIPREHFEAAAKVIGFVMKKRQPGMRRAAG